The uncultured Desulfatiglans sp. DNA window GGTGAGTCTGCCGCGGCCGCGGGAAAGGGAAAGCGCCGCCTTCGCAGGCCTTAGTCGAAGGCTGCACGACGCGCTTCGGGATTAACCGTTTGTCCGAAATCGTTTCTTGACGGGCAAAAAATACCTGGACTTTTCAGTATCGCTGCCGTCTCGGGAAGTTCATCAGCCAAATCGAACATGTCTCAGAACTCTCCGGCAAAGACTATTCGCTTGTTCCTCATTCGATCTACGATCATCAGAAACAGACGATCAGCGAGATTCCAGGTTTTTCCTTTCCCTGAAAGTCAGGGAGCAATAGAAGAAAGAAGCTGTGGGAAGGAGCCGTGGAAGGGGGCTTGTAAATCACCGGTTGGTATTCTTAAAACGGGAGGGGGAAAGGGAGAGGAATGTTTAGATGTCGCTTTTTAAGGTCAAAAAGGTGCTTATAAGGTTCTAAAAGTGCCTTTTTTGGGAATCTTTCGTATTCTTTTCAATGGGGTATCTAGGTCCGACCCGAAGTAGGAAGTAGACCCTCGCTTGCCGATGGCGTAAGCCCCGCCTTTTCCGACGAAGGGCAGGACGAGCATCCAGGGAAGCGTGAGGCGGGACGGGTCGCGGAACTGGTTCAGGCCGATGGTCATCTGCTCGTGGCCTTTCGTGGGCTGGGGTTTGTAGGTTCCGCACAGGCGGTCCCACCACGGAAGGTTGAAGCCGAAGTTGGCATTGGTTTCATTGGGGAAGACCGAGTGGTGGACGCGGTGCATATCCGGGGTGACCACCAGGAGCCGAAGCACACGGTCGACCCCGAGCGGGATGAAAAGATTGGCATGGTTGAACATGGCCATCCCGTTGAGGATGATCTCGAAAATGATGACCCCCACCGGAGGGGCCCCGAGAATGACGATGGCCCCGGCCTTGATCCCGAGGGAAATGAGGATTTCGATGGGGTGAAAACGGTTGCCGGTGGTCAGGTCGTAGTCCATGTCCGCGTGGTGCATCATGTGCAGACGCCAAAGGACCGGGACCGCGTGAAACATGACGTGCTGCAGGTAGATGACGAAGTCCAGAACGATGATGGTCAGCACCACCTCCAGCCAGAAGGGCCACTGGAGATAATTGAAGATCCCCCAGCCCTGGAGTTCGACCCACATGGAGATTCCGACCGCCCCGGCGGGGAAAACGACCCTCAACAGGGCGGTGCTGATGAAGACGATGCCGATGTTTCCGATCCAGCGGGATGTCTTGGAGGTGGTCGGGGTGCGCCGGGGTGCAAGTAGTTCCGCCAGGGCCACAGTCGAAAAGATCCCGGCGAAAAAGGCCATTCGGATGACGGGTTCATGGGCGGTTATGAATTCGGTCATTTGTCAGGCTCCTTGCTGATAACGCGTGCGGGTCAGGGGTCCAAAAAAACCAGCTCTGCAGGCTTTTATATCAAATGAGGTCAACCAGAACGAGTGCATATTCGAGTCGGCTGCTATGCCGTATCGAAGCGCGGTCCTTTTTCACGAGCCTCAGTTGATCCATTGTAATGGTTATCTGGCATGAAGCAAGGTGCTCCTCATCTTTTGATCTTTGCGCGATACCCTGAACCGGGCAGGGTCAAGACCCGCCTGATTCCGGTGCTGACGCCGGAGACGGCCGCTAGGCTTCACCGCCGGATGACCGAGAGCGCCTTGAAAATGGCGCGGGCGGCGGCCTCCCGCGGGGAAATGCCGGTCACC harbors:
- a CDS encoding Sterol desaturase, with amino-acid sequence MTEFITAHEPVIRMAFFAGIFSTVALAELLAPRRTPTTSKTSRWIGNIGIVFISTALLRVVFPAGAVGISMWVELQGWGIFNYLQWPFWLEVVLTIIVLDFVIYLQHVMFHAVPVLWRLHMMHHADMDYDLTTGNRFHPIEILISLGIKAGAIVILGAPPVGVIIFEIILNGMAMFNHANLFIPLGVDRVLRLLVVTPDMHRVHHSVFPNETNANFGFNLPWWDRLCGTYKPQPTKGHEQMTIGLNQFRDPSRLTLPWMLVLPFVGKGGAYAIGKRGSTSYFGSDLDTPLKRIRKIPKKGTFRTL